A genomic stretch from Theobroma cacao cultivar B97-61/B2 chromosome 4, Criollo_cocoa_genome_V2, whole genome shotgun sequence includes:
- the LOC18603106 gene encoding acylamino-acid-releasing enzyme isoform X1, with translation MNRTLALASFHSVSTISNWSVTLATAPRLSPPFLSIQLRRPSLFHLTPISHYTKKLSAVLAMDSSKACSVKELPVGLDEATEEEYASQSKLLQEFTSISSIDKAWIFKSDSGIGSQAMFSISQPNLLANKKRKFMLSSSISKESINNVNFQWAPFPVEMTGVSLFAPSPSGSKLLVIRNPENESPSQFEIWSSSQLEKEFMISQSVHGSVYADGWFEGISWNSDESLIAYVAEEPSPSKPSFDDQGYRKGAIKDKECSSWKAQGDWEEEWGECYAGKRQPALFVINVNSGKVEAVKGIAKSLSVGQVVWAPQVEGTEQYLVFVGWSADLRKLGIKYCYNRTCALYAVKAPLYKSEAAEFDLKSTEESTVVNLTQSISSAFFPQFSPDGKFLMFLSAKASVDSGAHSATDSLQRIDWPTGGKLCSSTKIIDVIPIVNCAEDGHLPGLYCSSFLSKPWLSDGCTMILSSYWHSCQVILSVNVISGKVLRISPADSDFSWNVLTLDGDNVIAVCSSPIDVPQIKYGCLVDKANNSTGWHWLNVSSPIFRCSEKVMSLLSSHQFSILQIPVKDVSDCLTKGAAKPFEAIFVSSKKNDGTDPLIVMLHGGPHSVSLSSFSKSSAFLSSIGYSLLIVNYRGSLGFGEEALQSLPGKIGSQDVNDVLTAIDYVIEKGLANPSKITVLGGSHGGFLTTHLIGQAPDKFVAAAVRNPVCNLSSMVGITDIPDWCYVESYGSNGKSIYAEAPSAEHLTHLYNKSPISHISKVKAPTLFLLGAQDLRVPVSNGLQYSRALKERGVETKVIMFPNDIHAIERPQSDFESFLNIGMWFKRYCQ, from the exons ATGAATAGGACTTTGGCGTTAGCATCCTTTCACAGTGTCAGCACCATCTCTAATTGGTCCGTGACCTTGGCAACTGCTCCTCGATTGTCTCCTCCATTTTTGTCTATTCAACTTCGTCGTCCCTCACTCTTTCACTTAACTCCCATTTCTCACTACAC CAAAAAACTGTCAGCTGTTTTGGCCATGGATTCTTCTAAAGCATGTTCGGTGAAGGAATTGCCAGTTGGGCTAGATGAAGCTACTGAAGAAGAATATGCTTCCCAATCCAAATTACTTCAAGAATTTACTAGTATCTCCAGCATTGACAAGGCATGGATTTTTAAGTCTGACAGTG GAATAGGCTCCCAGGCAATGTTTTCAATTAGCCAACCAAATCTTTTGGCAAACAAGAAACGAAAATTTATGCTGTCCAGTAGTATTTCAAAAGAAAGTATTAATAATGTAAACTTCCAATGGGCCCCATTTCCCGTAGAGATGACAGGAGTGTCTTTATTTGCTCCCTCACCATCAGGTTCAAAGCTTCTTGTAATTCGAAATCCTGAAAATGAATCTCCCTCGCAATTTGAAATATGGAGTTCATCTCAGTTGGAGAAGGAGTTCATGATTTCCCAGTCTGTTCATGGCTCAGTCTATGCTGACGGATG GTTTGAGGGAATCTCCTGGAACTCTGATGAATCTCTTATTGCTTATGTTGCTGAGGAGCCATCTCCCTCCAAGCCTTCTTTTGACGATCAGGGTTACAGGAAAGGTGCTATAAAAGATAAGGAATGCAGTAGCTGGAAAGCTCAAGGAGATTGGGAGGAGGAATGGGGGGAATGCTATGCAGGAAAAAGGCAGCCTGCATTATTTGTGATCAATGTTAACAG TGGCAAGGTAGAAGCTGTTAAAGGAATTGCAAAGTCTTTGAGTGTAGGCCAGGTGGTTTGGGCTCCACAAGTGGAAGGCACAGAACAATATTTGGTTTTTGTGGGGTGGTCAGCTGATCTGAGAAAGCTTGGTATAAAATACTGCTATAACAGAACCTGTGCATTATATGCGGTGAAGGCTCCACTTTATAAATCAGAGGCTGCTGAGTTTGATCTCAA ATCAACGGAAGAATCGACAGTAGTCAACTTAACACAAAGCATAAGTAGTGCATTCTTTCCACAATTCAG CCCAGATGGAAAGTTCCTCATGTTTCTGTCTGCAAAAGCCTCAGTGGATTCTGGGGCACACTCTGCAACTGATTCTCTTCAACGAATTGATTGGCCAACTGGTGGCAAGCTATGCTCATCTACAAAAATCATTGATGTG ATTCCAATTGTGAACTGTGCTGAGGATGGTCACTTACCAGGGCTTTACTGTTCAAGTTTTCTTAGTAAGCCATGGCTTTCTGATGGATGCACTATGATTTTATCTTCCTACTGGCACAGCTGTCAAGTGATACTTTCTGTAAATGTGATAAG TGGCAAAGTATTACGTATCAGCCCTGCTGACTCAGATTTCTCGTGGAATGTTCTTACACTAGATGGGGACAATGTAATTGCTg TGTGTAGCAGTCCTATAGATGTTCCTCAAATCAAGTACGGCTGTCTTGTTGACAAAGCAAACAATAGCACCGGATGGCATTGGTTAAATGTGTCGAGCCCCATTTTCAGATGTTCTGAGAAG GTCATGTCTCTGCTTTCATCTCATCAGTTTAGCATTCTGCAAATACCAGTTAAGGATGTTTCTGATTGCTTAACAAAAG GAGCTGCTAAACCTTTTGAGGCAATATTTGTATCTTCcaagaaaaatgatggaaCTGATCCACTAATAGTGATGCTTCATGGGGGCCCACATTCTGTCTCCTTGTCAAGCTTCTCAAAGTCATCGGCATTTCTCTCTTCTATTGGTTACAGCTTATTAATTGTAAATTATAG AGGTTCACTGGGATTTGGTGAGGAAGCATTGCAATCACTTCCTGGGAAAATTGGGTCTCAG GATGTCAATGATGTGCTCACAGCCATAGATTATGTCATTGAGAAAGGACTTGCCAACCCATCTAAAATAACTGTTCTTGGTGGTTCTCATGGTGGCTTTCTGACCACTCACTTGATTGGCCAG GCACCAGATAAGTTTGTTGCGGCTGCTGTGAGGAATCCAGTTTGTAATCTTTCATCAATGGTTGGTATAACAGATATCCCTGATTGGTGTTATGTTGAATCCTATGGAAGCAATGGAAAAAGTATCTACGCTGAAGCACCTTCAGCTGAGCACCTGACTCACCTTTACAACAAGTCGCCTATATCACATATCTCAAAG GTTAAAGCTCCAACCCTCTTTCTTTTAGGTGCTCAGGATCTTCGTGTCCCAGTTTCCAACGGATTGCAA TATTCACGGGCATTAAAAGAGAGAGGAGTTGAGACCAAAGTTATCATGTTTCCCAATGACATTCATGCAATTGAGAG ACCACAATCTGACTTCGAAAGCTTTCTTAATATTGGTATGTGGTTCAAGAGGTATTGCCAATGA
- the LOC18603106 gene encoding acylamino-acid-releasing enzyme isoform X2, which yields MDSSKACSVKELPVGLDEATEEEYASQSKLLQEFTSISSIDKAWIFKSDSGIGSQAMFSISQPNLLANKKRKFMLSSSISKESINNVNFQWAPFPVEMTGVSLFAPSPSGSKLLVIRNPENESPSQFEIWSSSQLEKEFMISQSVHGSVYADGWFEGISWNSDESLIAYVAEEPSPSKPSFDDQGYRKGAIKDKECSSWKAQGDWEEEWGECYAGKRQPALFVINVNSGKVEAVKGIAKSLSVGQVVWAPQVEGTEQYLVFVGWSADLRKLGIKYCYNRTCALYAVKAPLYKSEAAEFDLKSTEESTVVNLTQSISSAFFPQFSPDGKFLMFLSAKASVDSGAHSATDSLQRIDWPTGGKLCSSTKIIDVIPIVNCAEDGHLPGLYCSSFLSKPWLSDGCTMILSSYWHSCQVILSVNVISGKVLRISPADSDFSWNVLTLDGDNVIAVCSSPIDVPQIKYGCLVDKANNSTGWHWLNVSSPIFRCSEKVMSLLSSHQFSILQIPVKDVSDCLTKGAAKPFEAIFVSSKKNDGTDPLIVMLHGGPHSVSLSSFSKSSAFLSSIGYSLLIVNYRGSLGFGEEALQSLPGKIGSQDVNDVLTAIDYVIEKGLANPSKITVLGGSHGGFLTTHLIGQAPDKFVAAAVRNPVCNLSSMVGITDIPDWCYVESYGSNGKSIYAEAPSAEHLTHLYNKSPISHISKVKAPTLFLLGAQDLRVPVSNGLQYSRALKERGVETKVIMFPNDIHAIERPQSDFESFLNIGMWFKRYCQ from the exons ATGGATTCTTCTAAAGCATGTTCGGTGAAGGAATTGCCAGTTGGGCTAGATGAAGCTACTGAAGAAGAATATGCTTCCCAATCCAAATTACTTCAAGAATTTACTAGTATCTCCAGCATTGACAAGGCATGGATTTTTAAGTCTGACAGTG GAATAGGCTCCCAGGCAATGTTTTCAATTAGCCAACCAAATCTTTTGGCAAACAAGAAACGAAAATTTATGCTGTCCAGTAGTATTTCAAAAGAAAGTATTAATAATGTAAACTTCCAATGGGCCCCATTTCCCGTAGAGATGACAGGAGTGTCTTTATTTGCTCCCTCACCATCAGGTTCAAAGCTTCTTGTAATTCGAAATCCTGAAAATGAATCTCCCTCGCAATTTGAAATATGGAGTTCATCTCAGTTGGAGAAGGAGTTCATGATTTCCCAGTCTGTTCATGGCTCAGTCTATGCTGACGGATG GTTTGAGGGAATCTCCTGGAACTCTGATGAATCTCTTATTGCTTATGTTGCTGAGGAGCCATCTCCCTCCAAGCCTTCTTTTGACGATCAGGGTTACAGGAAAGGTGCTATAAAAGATAAGGAATGCAGTAGCTGGAAAGCTCAAGGAGATTGGGAGGAGGAATGGGGGGAATGCTATGCAGGAAAAAGGCAGCCTGCATTATTTGTGATCAATGTTAACAG TGGCAAGGTAGAAGCTGTTAAAGGAATTGCAAAGTCTTTGAGTGTAGGCCAGGTGGTTTGGGCTCCACAAGTGGAAGGCACAGAACAATATTTGGTTTTTGTGGGGTGGTCAGCTGATCTGAGAAAGCTTGGTATAAAATACTGCTATAACAGAACCTGTGCATTATATGCGGTGAAGGCTCCACTTTATAAATCAGAGGCTGCTGAGTTTGATCTCAA ATCAACGGAAGAATCGACAGTAGTCAACTTAACACAAAGCATAAGTAGTGCATTCTTTCCACAATTCAG CCCAGATGGAAAGTTCCTCATGTTTCTGTCTGCAAAAGCCTCAGTGGATTCTGGGGCACACTCTGCAACTGATTCTCTTCAACGAATTGATTGGCCAACTGGTGGCAAGCTATGCTCATCTACAAAAATCATTGATGTG ATTCCAATTGTGAACTGTGCTGAGGATGGTCACTTACCAGGGCTTTACTGTTCAAGTTTTCTTAGTAAGCCATGGCTTTCTGATGGATGCACTATGATTTTATCTTCCTACTGGCACAGCTGTCAAGTGATACTTTCTGTAAATGTGATAAG TGGCAAAGTATTACGTATCAGCCCTGCTGACTCAGATTTCTCGTGGAATGTTCTTACACTAGATGGGGACAATGTAATTGCTg TGTGTAGCAGTCCTATAGATGTTCCTCAAATCAAGTACGGCTGTCTTGTTGACAAAGCAAACAATAGCACCGGATGGCATTGGTTAAATGTGTCGAGCCCCATTTTCAGATGTTCTGAGAAG GTCATGTCTCTGCTTTCATCTCATCAGTTTAGCATTCTGCAAATACCAGTTAAGGATGTTTCTGATTGCTTAACAAAAG GAGCTGCTAAACCTTTTGAGGCAATATTTGTATCTTCcaagaaaaatgatggaaCTGATCCACTAATAGTGATGCTTCATGGGGGCCCACATTCTGTCTCCTTGTCAAGCTTCTCAAAGTCATCGGCATTTCTCTCTTCTATTGGTTACAGCTTATTAATTGTAAATTATAG AGGTTCACTGGGATTTGGTGAGGAAGCATTGCAATCACTTCCTGGGAAAATTGGGTCTCAG GATGTCAATGATGTGCTCACAGCCATAGATTATGTCATTGAGAAAGGACTTGCCAACCCATCTAAAATAACTGTTCTTGGTGGTTCTCATGGTGGCTTTCTGACCACTCACTTGATTGGCCAG GCACCAGATAAGTTTGTTGCGGCTGCTGTGAGGAATCCAGTTTGTAATCTTTCATCAATGGTTGGTATAACAGATATCCCTGATTGGTGTTATGTTGAATCCTATGGAAGCAATGGAAAAAGTATCTACGCTGAAGCACCTTCAGCTGAGCACCTGACTCACCTTTACAACAAGTCGCCTATATCACATATCTCAAAG GTTAAAGCTCCAACCCTCTTTCTTTTAGGTGCTCAGGATCTTCGTGTCCCAGTTTCCAACGGATTGCAA TATTCACGGGCATTAAAAGAGAGAGGAGTTGAGACCAAAGTTATCATGTTTCCCAATGACATTCATGCAATTGAGAG ACCACAATCTGACTTCGAAAGCTTTCTTAATATTGGTATGTGGTTCAAGAGGTATTGCCAATGA
- the LOC18603106 gene encoding acylamino-acid-releasing enzyme isoform X3: MNRTLALASFHSVSTISNWSVTLATAPRLSPPFLSIQLRRPSLFHLTPISHYTKKLSAVLAMDSSKACSVKELPVGLDEATEEEYASQSKLLQEFTSISSIDKAWIFKSDSGIGSQAMFSISQPNLLANKKRKFMLSSSISKESINNVNFQWAPFPVEMTGVSLFAPSPSGSKLLVIRNPENESPSQFEIWSSSQLEKEFMISQSVHGSVYADGWFEGISWNSDESLIAYVAEEPSPSKPSFDDQGYRKGAIKDKECSSWKAQGDWEEEWGECYAGKRQPALFVINVNSGKVEAVKGIAKSLSVGQVVWAPQVEGTEQYLVFVGWSADLRKLGIKYCYNRTCALYAVKAPLYKSEAAEFDLKSTEESTVVNLTQSISSAFFPQFSPDGKFLMFLSAKASVDSGAHSATDSLQRIDWPTGGKLCSSTKIIDVIPIVNCAEDGHLPGLYCSSFLSKPWLSDGCTMILSSYWHSCQVILSVNVISGKVLRISPADSDFSWNVLTLDGDNVIAVCSSPIDVPQIKYGCLVDKANNSTGWHWLNVSSPIFRCSEKVMSLLSSHQFSILQIPVKDVSDCLTKGAAKPFEAIFVSSKKNDGTDPLIVMLHGGPHSVSLSSFSKSSAFLSSIGYSLLIVNYRGSLGFGEEALQSLPGKIGSQDVNDVLTAIDYVIEKGLANPSKITVLGGSHGGFLTTHLIGQAPDKFVAAAVRNPVCNLSSMVGITDIPDWCYVESYGSNGKSIYAEAPSAEHLTHLYNKSPISHISKEHEGVRVI; encoded by the exons ATGAATAGGACTTTGGCGTTAGCATCCTTTCACAGTGTCAGCACCATCTCTAATTGGTCCGTGACCTTGGCAACTGCTCCTCGATTGTCTCCTCCATTTTTGTCTATTCAACTTCGTCGTCCCTCACTCTTTCACTTAACTCCCATTTCTCACTACAC CAAAAAACTGTCAGCTGTTTTGGCCATGGATTCTTCTAAAGCATGTTCGGTGAAGGAATTGCCAGTTGGGCTAGATGAAGCTACTGAAGAAGAATATGCTTCCCAATCCAAATTACTTCAAGAATTTACTAGTATCTCCAGCATTGACAAGGCATGGATTTTTAAGTCTGACAGTG GAATAGGCTCCCAGGCAATGTTTTCAATTAGCCAACCAAATCTTTTGGCAAACAAGAAACGAAAATTTATGCTGTCCAGTAGTATTTCAAAAGAAAGTATTAATAATGTAAACTTCCAATGGGCCCCATTTCCCGTAGAGATGACAGGAGTGTCTTTATTTGCTCCCTCACCATCAGGTTCAAAGCTTCTTGTAATTCGAAATCCTGAAAATGAATCTCCCTCGCAATTTGAAATATGGAGTTCATCTCAGTTGGAGAAGGAGTTCATGATTTCCCAGTCTGTTCATGGCTCAGTCTATGCTGACGGATG GTTTGAGGGAATCTCCTGGAACTCTGATGAATCTCTTATTGCTTATGTTGCTGAGGAGCCATCTCCCTCCAAGCCTTCTTTTGACGATCAGGGTTACAGGAAAGGTGCTATAAAAGATAAGGAATGCAGTAGCTGGAAAGCTCAAGGAGATTGGGAGGAGGAATGGGGGGAATGCTATGCAGGAAAAAGGCAGCCTGCATTATTTGTGATCAATGTTAACAG TGGCAAGGTAGAAGCTGTTAAAGGAATTGCAAAGTCTTTGAGTGTAGGCCAGGTGGTTTGGGCTCCACAAGTGGAAGGCACAGAACAATATTTGGTTTTTGTGGGGTGGTCAGCTGATCTGAGAAAGCTTGGTATAAAATACTGCTATAACAGAACCTGTGCATTATATGCGGTGAAGGCTCCACTTTATAAATCAGAGGCTGCTGAGTTTGATCTCAA ATCAACGGAAGAATCGACAGTAGTCAACTTAACACAAAGCATAAGTAGTGCATTCTTTCCACAATTCAG CCCAGATGGAAAGTTCCTCATGTTTCTGTCTGCAAAAGCCTCAGTGGATTCTGGGGCACACTCTGCAACTGATTCTCTTCAACGAATTGATTGGCCAACTGGTGGCAAGCTATGCTCATCTACAAAAATCATTGATGTG ATTCCAATTGTGAACTGTGCTGAGGATGGTCACTTACCAGGGCTTTACTGTTCAAGTTTTCTTAGTAAGCCATGGCTTTCTGATGGATGCACTATGATTTTATCTTCCTACTGGCACAGCTGTCAAGTGATACTTTCTGTAAATGTGATAAG TGGCAAAGTATTACGTATCAGCCCTGCTGACTCAGATTTCTCGTGGAATGTTCTTACACTAGATGGGGACAATGTAATTGCTg TGTGTAGCAGTCCTATAGATGTTCCTCAAATCAAGTACGGCTGTCTTGTTGACAAAGCAAACAATAGCACCGGATGGCATTGGTTAAATGTGTCGAGCCCCATTTTCAGATGTTCTGAGAAG GTCATGTCTCTGCTTTCATCTCATCAGTTTAGCATTCTGCAAATACCAGTTAAGGATGTTTCTGATTGCTTAACAAAAG GAGCTGCTAAACCTTTTGAGGCAATATTTGTATCTTCcaagaaaaatgatggaaCTGATCCACTAATAGTGATGCTTCATGGGGGCCCACATTCTGTCTCCTTGTCAAGCTTCTCAAAGTCATCGGCATTTCTCTCTTCTATTGGTTACAGCTTATTAATTGTAAATTATAG AGGTTCACTGGGATTTGGTGAGGAAGCATTGCAATCACTTCCTGGGAAAATTGGGTCTCAG GATGTCAATGATGTGCTCACAGCCATAGATTATGTCATTGAGAAAGGACTTGCCAACCCATCTAAAATAACTGTTCTTGGTGGTTCTCATGGTGGCTTTCTGACCACTCACTTGATTGGCCAG GCACCAGATAAGTTTGTTGCGGCTGCTGTGAGGAATCCAGTTTGTAATCTTTCATCAATGGTTGGTATAACAGATATCCCTGATTGGTGTTATGTTGAATCCTATGGAAGCAATGGAAAAAGTATCTACGCTGAAGCACCTTCAGCTGAGCACCTGACTCACCTTTACAACAAGTCGCCTATATCACATATCTCAAAG GAACATGAAGGAGTGAGGGTTATTTAG
- the LOC18603107 gene encoding photosynthetic NDH subunit of subcomplex B 5, chloroplastic isoform X2 — translation MSVHAPLSVVSVNSVPKIRSKKIETRVKVFNQREVSSVHLKLVRNHGGRSRLTILNAAGLSEIEPDLNEDPIDRWATNSVSPEDFKYGEYDEHHTYFEGDEKGTFWGAIADDIAAVEPPTGFQGLISWLFLPAIAAGMFFNVPGEYLYIGAAVFTAIFCIIEMDKPDQPHHFEPQIYNMERGARDKLINDYNTMSIWDFNEKYGDLWDFTIKKDDITKRTSPEQREL, via the exons atgtctGTTCATGCACCACTCTCGGTTGTCTCAGTGAATTCAGTGCCTAAAATCAGAtctaagaagattgaaacTAGAGTTAAGGTTTTCAACCAAAGAGAGGTTTCTTCTGTTCATCTCAAGCTGGTTAGAAACCATGGTGGTAGAAGCCGGTTAACAATATTGAATGCTGCAGGGTTGTCTGAGATTGAACCTGATCTCAATGAAGACCCTATTGACAGATGGGCCACCAACAGTGTCAGCCCT GAAGATTTTAAGTATGGGGAATATGATGAGCACCACACATACTTTGAAGGAGATGAGAAAG GAACATTTTGGGGAGCAATTGCAGATGACATTGCCGCTGTAGAACCTCCTACAGGGTTCCAAG GGCTTATTTCATGGCTCTTCCTTCCTGCAATTGCTGCTGGAATGTTTTTCAATGTTCCT GGGGAGTACTTGTACATTGGAGCTGCTGTCTTTACGGCTATATTTTGTATAATTGAGATGGATAAACCCGATCAGCCTCATCACTTTGAGCCTCAGATATATAACATGGAGAGGGGAGCTCGTGATAAGCTAATCAATGACTACAATACTATGAGCATATGGGATTTTAATGAGAAATATGGAGATCTCTGGGATTTCACTATCAAGAAGGATGATATAACAAAGAGAACTTCTCCTGAGCAAAGAGAATTGTAA
- the LOC18603107 gene encoding serine/threonine receptor-like kinase NFP isoform X1: MRTKPHLVSFSCLLLFFLFHRLVRSQLPPNITGYNCTANQTTYPCQTYAFYRATAPDFLDLASIGDLFHVSRLMISEPSNISSPSSPLIADQSLFVPITCSCNPTNATFGSLSAANLTYTIKAGDTYYIVSTTNFQNLTTYQSVEVFNPTFVPTQLDIGDKIVFPIFCKCPNETQVQNGVNYLVSYVFQPSDNVSSVASRFGVQTQAITNLNGNNIQPSDTIFIPVNQLPVLSQPEVAPAASPGKTERKGVIVGLAIGLGICGVLLVLFFVVLLHREVLSKRRDMEDAERQKLKFNRPGMGMKGMEVNLMADVSDCLDKYRVFKIEELREATDYFSESCLIQGSVYKGSIHGDIYAIKKMKWNACEELKILQKVNHGNLVKLEGFCIDPEDTNCYLVYEFIENGSLYSWLHESENEKLNWKTRLRIAVDVANGLQYIHEHTRPRVVHKDIKSSNILLDSNMRAKIANFGLAKSGCNAITMHIVGTQGYIAPEYLADGVVSTKMDVFSFGVVLLELISGREAIDQEGKLLQASVNGILDGNEERKVKKVREWMDGRLLEESCSMESVISVTAVAIACLNKDPSRRPSMVDIVYALSKSDDLFFDVSEDGLSAPPVVAR; this comes from the exons ATGAGAACCAAACCCCACCTCGTCTCTTTCTCTTGTCTGCTTCTATTCTTTCTCTTCCACCGTTTGGTCCGTTCCCAACTCCCACCAAACATCACAGGCTACAATTGCACAGCCAACCAGACCACTTATCCATGCCAAACCTATGCTTTCTACCGAGCCACTGCTCCTGACTTCCTTGACCTGGCTTCCATTGGGGACCTTTTCCATGTCAGTCGTCTCATGATATCAGAACCCAGCAATATTTCCTCCCCATCCTCTCCTCTCATCGCTGATCAGTCCCTCTTTGTCCCCATAACATGTTCGTGCAACCCCACAAACGCAACTTTTGGTAGTCTTTCAGCTGCCAACCTCACTTACACAATCAAAGCTGGTGATACTTACTATATCGTGTCAACcactaattttcaaaatctcaCCACTTACCAATCTGTTGAAGTTTTCAATCCTACTTTCGTCCCTACCCAACTTGACATAGGTGACAAAATTGTCTTTCCAATCTTTTGCAAATGCCCTAATGAAACACAGGTGCAAAATGGAGTGAATTACCTTGTTTCTTATGTGTTTCAGCCTTCTGACAACGTATCATCAGTTGCTTCAAGGTTTGGAGTTCAAACTCAGGCTATAACCAATTTAAATGGCAATAACATTCAGCCCTCGGACACCATATTCATTCCGGTCAATCAACTACCTGTATTATCTCAGCCTGAGGTAGCTCCTGCAGCCTCCCCCGGAAAGACTGAGAGGAAAGGGGTCATTGTAGGATTGGCAATTGGGTTAGGAATTTGCGGAGTGTTGTTGGTTTTGTTCTTTGTGGTGTTGCTTCATAGAGAGGTTTTGTCCAAGAGAAGGGATATGGAAGATGCGGAGAGGCAGAAGCTAAAGTTTAATCGGCCTGGGATGGGGATGAAGGGAATGGAAGTAAATTTGATGGCAGATGTATCAGATTGCTTGGATAAGTACAGGGTGTTCAAAATTGAAGAACTTAGAGAAGCCACTGATTACTTTAGTGAGAGTTGCTTGATTCAAGGATCTGTGTACAAAGGGTCCATTCATGGAGATATCTATGCCATAAAGAAGATGAAGTGGAATGCCTGTGAGGAGCTTAAGATCTTACAGAAG GTAAACCATGGAAATCTGGTGAAGTTGGAGGGCTTCTGCATAGACCCTGAAGATACAAATTGCTATCTGGTATACGAGTTCATTGAAAATGGCTCTCTTTACTCTTGGCTTCATGAAAGCGAGAATGAAAAACTAAACTGGAAAACAAGGTTAAGGATAGCCGTTGATGTTGCAAATGGTCTGCAATATATCCATGAGCATACAAGGCCACGAGTTGTACATAAAGACATCAAAAGCAGCAACATTCTATTGGACTCCAACATGAGGGCCAAAATCGCGAATTttggactagcaaaatcaggCTGCAATGCTATAACAATGCACATTGTTGGCACTCAAGGCTACATTGCACCTGAGTATCTAGCAGATGGGGTGGTCTCAACAAAGATGGATGTTTTCTCCTTTGGGGTGGTTTTGCTTGAGCTTATATCTGGCAGGGAGGCCATTGATCAAGAAGGGAAGCTTCTGCAGGCAAGTGTTAATGGAATTTTGGATGGGAATGAGGAGAGGAAGGTGAAAAAAGTGAGGGAATGGATGGATGGACGTCTACTGGAGGAGTCTTGCTCAATGGAGAGTGTGATAAGTGTAACGGCTGTTGCCATTGCTTGTTTGAATAAAGACCCTTCAAGGAGGCCTAGCATGGTGGATATTGTTTATGCATTGTCTAAGagtgatgatttattttttgatgtaTCAGAAGATGGATTATCAGCTCCTCCGGTGGTTGCAAGATAA